One Methylorubrum extorquens genomic window, CGAAATAGGCAAGGCTTGCCGCCCGCACCCCCTCGACCGGGCCGCCATAGGGGGCGAGCGCGAGGTAGAGGTCGAGCACGCCGGATTTGCCGAGCGTCCGCTCCAGCTCGACCGCGCGGACCATCTGCCGGAGCTTGGCCAGCAGCGAGCGCTCCGCGCGTGGCTCGACGAGGCGGGCGACCTGCATCGACAGCGTCGAGCCGCCCGACACGATTTTCCTATGCGCGAGCCATTGCCACGCAGCGCGAGCCGTCGCCGCCGGGTCGATGCCGGGATGGCTGTCGAAGCGGCGGTCCTCGTAGGCCTTGAGCATGGCCAGGTACCGCGAATCGATCGCGTCCGCGGTGACGGGCAGGCGCCAGCGCCCGTCGGCGGTGGCGAAGGGGCGCAGCAACTGGCCCTTCCGGTCGAGGATGACGGTGGAGCGCAAGCTCGCCTGGGTCAGGTCGAGGGGCGGGAGCGTGGCGGCGTAGCGCCAGAGGGCGCCTGTCATCAGAGCGACGAGGACAACGGAGAAAGCGAGAGCAGCGCCGACCCGTCTCCCTCTCCCCGCGCGCGGGGAGAGGCCTGTCTGCACCTTGTCGTGCAGACAGGAAGCGGAGGCGGAGCCGGAGCGGCGGTGAGGAGGAGCCTCAGGAGGAGCTTCTTGCGGCGCCGCCCCCTCACCCCCGGCTGCCGCCTTGCCGAGCCCCCGACGAGGGGGGCTCGGCCCTCTCCCCGCGCGCGGGGAGAGGGGATCTGCGTCGGCGGCCATGCCTCTACTTCGCGGAAGTGACCTCGACCGATCCGAACGCGGTGCGTCCGAACCGTTCGGGGCGGTACATGTCCTCGACGCTCGCGCCCGGATGCACGTAGGTGCCGGGCGAGACCACGCGCACGGTGTAGGCCGCCGAGAAGAAGGCGGATTGCTCCGGGGTGCGGTCGTAGGCGGCCACGAAGCGGTCGTCGCGGAACTCGGTGTGGACCGGAGCCACGTCCGACTTGGCGAAGCTGAGGCCCGAGAGCGCGTCGGCATCGAGGAGCTTCGGGTTGTCGATCTCCAGCCCCGCGGGCAGGCGATCGACCAGCAGCAGGCGCCCGGCGCTGGCCTTGGCCTCGGTCACCTTCAGCACCACGACGAGGCGGTCGTTCTGGCGCAGGGGCTTTCCGAGATCCACCGGGCTGCCGTCGAGCCGGTAGACGCTGCGCTCCACCGTGAAGCCCTGGGAGGCCGCCGGCTCCGGGGCGATCGGGTTGCCCTGGACGCCGATCGCGACCGGCACCGCCTCGCGGCCGGCATTGACGATCCGCACCGGGCGCGCCTCCAGAGCGGGCGCCCGATAGAGCCGCGAGAGCGGTCCGGTCTCGGTCTTGCCGTCGACGGTCAGCGCGAGGCTGTCGGAATCCTTGGCGAGGCTTTGCGCGGCCAGCACCATCCATGCGTTCTCCTGGGTGCTGGTGGAGCGGCCGTCCGCCCGCTCCTGGCCGAGCACGGCGGCGACCGGCTGCAGCGTCGCCTGAGTGAACCCGGCCTCGCCGGAGAGCGCCAGCAGGGCGGCGCCGTCGCGCAGGCGCGAGCCGTAATCGGCGCGGTAGGTGCCCCGATCGCGCTCGGCCTGGAGGGCCTGCACCGCCGCCTCGAAGCCCTTTTGCGCCCGGCCGCGATCACCGAGGAGGGCCAGCGCGGCGGCAAGCTGCCCGCGACCCAAGGGCGTGGCGAAGTCGGTGAGCTTGGTGTCGGCGAGGTAGCGCAGATCGCCCATCACCGGGCGGCCGTTGCGGGCGAGCACGTAGGCGGCATAGGCGATGTCCATGCCGCCGTTCTCGATCGTGGTGGTGTTGGCCACCGTGTTGCGCAGGCGGTCGAGCGCGCTGTTGAAGGCGGTTTGCGGCACGGCGAAGCCCCGCTCGCGGGCGCGGGTGAGGAAGTCGGTGGCGTAGGCGGTCAGCCACGTATCGCCGGCATTCTCCGTGGACCACGCGCCGAAGGCGCCGCTCGAATCCTGGCGCGCCAGCACCCGCTCGATCGCCCCGCGCACCCGCTCGTCGAGTTTCCCGTCGAGGCCGAGCTTCTCGCCCGCCGCGAGCGCGTTGACGTAGAGCAGCGGCATCGCTCGGCTGACGATCTGCTCCGAGCAGCCGTAGGGGTATCGGTCGAGCGATTGCAGCAGGGCGGCGACGTCGATGCCCCCCAAGCGGTTGGCCGAGACCGAGACCGCCCCGGTGCCCGGCAGGATGTCGGCAAGCAGATCCGGTGTCAGGTCGAGCCCGGCGCCGGGCTCCAGCGGGCGCACGCTGCGGCGCACGAGGGCGCCGGTGCCGGGATTGATCCCGAGCGTGAAGGATTGGCCGGCGCTGCCCTGGATGCCGGGCCCGGTGAGGCTCAGGTCGAGCCGGGCCGTGCCGGGGCCGGCGGCGGTGATCGGGATCACCAGTTGCCCCTTGGCGCCGGCCTCCAGGCGCAGGGTGGAGCGCACCGCCTCGCCCGCCACCACGACGGGGCCGGTGAGGTCGAGGTCGACGGTGTAGTCGCCGGCCGCCCCCTCGACGTTGTCGAGGGCGACGAAGAAGCGCGATCGGTCGCCGACATTGAGGAAGCGCGGCAGGGTGCCGGTGAGGACCACCGGATCGCGGACGATCACGTCGGCCTGGGCCTGGCCGACCCTCGTCTTGGTCCAGGCGGTCGCCATCAGCCGAGCGGTACCGTTGAAGGCCGGCAACTCCAGCGGGATCTTGGCCGTGCCGTCGGCGCCCACCGTGACGACGCCGGAATAGAGCGCGAGCGGGGCTTGTGTCGGCGGTGCGTCGGCGAGTTCGGTCGCCCCGCCGTCGCCGCCGGAGCGGATCGCGCCGAGCGTGCCCTGCATGCCGTCGATCAGGTAACCCCAGAGGTCGCGGATCTCGGGGCCCAGCGCCTTCTGGCCGAAGAAGTAGGCAAACGGGTTCGGCGCCTCGTAGCGGGTCAGGTTGAGGATGCCGACATCGACCGCCGCCAGCGTCACCCGCGCCTCCTCGCCGGGAGCGAGGCCGGCGAGTTTCACGGGCACGGTCAGCGTGCCGCGGGGGCGCACCTTCTCCGGCGCCTCGATCGAGACGGAGAGGCCGCGCTTTTCCTTGTCGACGGAGAACCATGCCACCCCGAGCGCCCGGCCCGGCATGCGCTTGGCCGCTTGGTCGAGCGGCCGGTAGGCGGTGGCGACGAGGTAGGCGCCCGCGCCCCATTCCGCCTTGACCGGGATGTCGACGGTGGTGCCGCCCTCCGCGACCGTCACGTCGCGGATCTCGTGAACCCGGTCGCTGACGACAGCGAGCGTCGCGGTGCCGGCGAATTTCGGCGCGAGCCGGGCGCGCAGCCGTTCGCCGGCCGCGTAGGCCGGCTTGTCGAGGGTGAGGTCGAGGAGGTCGGGCACGTCAGCGGTCTCCGAGCCGCCCCAGCCGACGGTGAAGGAGACGCTGACCCCTGCCTGCGGCTGGCCGGGAACGCTCGCTTCCAGACGGTACTGGCCGAAGCCCACCGGCACGGCGATGCGCGCGGGTGCGTCGGCGGCAATCGCCACGCGCCCGTCGGCGACGCGACGGCTGGATTTGACCGGCTCGAAGCTCCAGCGCCCGTCGGCCCGGTACCATTGATAGGTCCGCTCGACCTTCGAGAGCGTCCAAGTCACGCCGTCCTGCGTCAGGCGCCGCCCGTCGGGGGCGGCCATGACGACGTCGAAGGTCGCGGTCGCGTTCTCGGCGAGATCGCCGCCGAAGTTTTTCCGAATGGCCAGCACGGGCTGGCCCGGCAGGATCGGCAGGGTGACGCTGCGGCTCAGCGCCCGGCCGCCCGGCTCGCCGACGGCGAGGGTGATCTTCGCCTCCAGCGCGCGGGGGGCCGCCACCTCCTGCACCGGCACCGTGATGCTGGTCTTGCCCTGCGCGTCGGTGGTGGCCTTGGCGTCGATCTCGGCGGTCGTCGCCTCCACCGCCTCGTCGTCGAGGCCGATGGAGAAGCCGTCGAGGCCCTTGATGCCGGGATTGGCGGCGGCCTGCACCGCGACCGAGCCCGAGACCTCGAGCCCCGAGCCCGGCGCGCCGTAGAGGTAGCGCGCGGCGACATCGATGACCGCCGGCTCGCCGCGGGTGAGGCTCGGCGTCTTCGGGGTAAGGCTCACCTCCAGCCGCTCGGGGACGTAATCCTCGACGAGCCAGCTCGCCTCGCCGACGGGCGGCGCCTTCGGATCGGTATAGGCGGAGACCCGCCACGTGCCGTGCATGGCGCCGGCCATCAGCGGCAGGGCCAGGGAGCGCCCGCCGAGCCCCTCGTCGGCCACCGCCGCCCGGCGGTACTCGACGCCGTCGGGCCGCTTCACCACCAGCGTCAGCGGCAGGCCGGCCACCGCCGCCCCCTGCGGATCGCGCAAGATGGCGGTGAGCTGCACCGTCTCGCCGGAGCGGTAGACCCCGCGCTCGGGGAAGACGTAGGCTTCGGCCCCGCCCGGCGCCGGGCGGCCCTTCACCCCGCGGTCGGAGAGATCGAAGGCGCCGAGCGCCAGATCGAGGAAGCCGTAATCGTCGCCGACCTGCGCCACCACGAGGCCCGGCGCCAGCCCGCCCTCGCCGCGGGCCAGGCCGGCGGGGAAGGCGGCATGGCCCTGGCCGTCGGTCTTGGCGGTCGCGAGCACGTCGTTGTTGCGGGCGACGAGCCGGATCTCGGCGCCCGACACGGTCTTGGCGCTGGCGAGCGAGCGGGCGAAGACATGCACGCCGTCGCGGCCCTTGAAGGCGGTGAGCCCGAGATCGGAGACGACGAACCACTGCGTCGCCTGGGTCTCGTAGCCGCCATACTCATCGTCGGATGAATCCGTGGTGCCGGTGGGCTTGGCCAGCATCAGGTAGAGGCCGGGCTCCAGCTTGCCGACCGCCTGGAGCACGGGGAAGGCGGTCACCGCCTCGCGGTTGGTCTCGGCCTTGGCCGTATCGAGCGTGCCCTTCCAGACGCGCTGGCCCTTCTGGTCGGCGATGGTTTTGGCTGTCGAGCCGCTGAGTTGGCTCAAGAAGTCCTCGGAGCGGAGTGCGGGCAACAGGCCGCGGTCGCCGATGCGCAGCACCTCGACATCGAGCTTGTCCGCGTTGACCGAGACCAGCGGCACGCCGGCCTGACCGGTGCGGGGCAGAACGTAGTTGCGGCCGGTGAAGCGCACCTGGGGCGAGCGGTCGCGAACGTAGACCTCGTAATCGGCCGATTTCAGCAGATTTTCGCCGACCGAAGAGGGCAGGCCCTGGCGCACCACGAAGGCGTAGCGCTCGGAATGCTTGAGCCCATCGACGCAGACCTGCGAGCCTTCCGCCGTGACGGCGGCGTTGGTCGCGCCCGAGACCGCGATGTAGGGCGCGTAGTCGGTCTTCGGGACGAGGCTTTCCGAGAAGGTGAAGCAAACCCGCGGTGCGGCGGCATCCGAATCGACCTTGTAGTCGAGGATGCGGAAGCCGTGATCCGCGCGCAGCTTCTCGTAGGCGGCGCGGGTCTGCGCCTCGTCCCGGATTGCGAGGCTCGCCCGGTAGGCTTCCAGCGCGGGCCGCCACTCGGACTGGGCCGCCTGGATCTCGCCGAGCCGGGACAGGGCGCGGGCCTCGTCCGCCGGGTTCCTTGCGCGGAGATAGCCCTGGTAGGCGGCGGCGCTCGCCCGGCCCTTCAGCTTGAACCGGGCGGAATAGTCGGCGCGCTCCTCGTCGTTGCCGGCGGCAATGGCCGCGTTGGCGTAGTCGAGCCAGTTGCGGACATCGTTCGGGTCGGCGGCGACTGCGGCGGCGTAGGCGTTCAGCTCGGCATCCGGCTCGGCCCCTTCGGTCCGTGCGGCGGTCTCCGCCTCGCGGCGCCACTGTGCCGCCGTTTTGGCGCCGGGGGGCGCCTCGCTCTTGAGCGCGGTCTCCAGCCGGACGCCCGCACTCGCAAGCCCCTCGCGCACGAAGGTTTTCGCAACAGGGGCGGTCGCCGATCTCGGCGGTGCGGCTGGGGGGGCGGCCGGGCGCAGCGTCTGGGCCAGGGCCGGGACACCGAGCCACATCGCGCCGATGAAGGCTGCTCCGAGGTGCCCGAGACGGTTGCCTTGGGACATGCGCGCGTCTCCTCCGACCGGTGCGCCCGAAGCAGGGGCGCCCGCGGCCGGCACGCTATCACTTGCCGCGCCGGCCGCAACGCTTGCGCCGAGCCATCGGCGACGAGGGACCTCAGTAGAGGCAGATCAGGGCAACGCCGGCCAGGAGAAGCAGCGCGCCGCCAAGCCGCGGAAGGTTCGCTTCGTGCACCGGCACGCCGAGCAGCCCGAAATGGTCGAGGGCGAGCGACATCAGCATCTGCCCGACGATGAGGAGGGCGACGACCGCGGCGGCGCCGATGCGCGGGATCAGGAAGATCGCCCCGACGACGTAGATCGCGCCGAGCAGTCCGCCGGTCCAGGCGTACCAGGGCGCACGGGCGGCCGCGGCGAGCGAGGGCAACGGCTCGCGCAAGGTCAGCGCCAGGAGGCCGACGGCGAGGCCGCCGACCGTGAAGTTGACGAATCCGGCCCAGAGACCGGAGCCGAGTTCGCCCCTCAGCCCGGCATTGACCGCCTGCTGGACCACGAAGGCGACGCCCGCGAGCGCCGCCGCACCGTACAATCCGATCTGCAGCAAAGCCGCGCCCTTCCGCCTGTCTCGAACTCTCGTGCCAAAGCTGTCGCCCGGGGCCGCTCCGTCCACCGGGGCACGATCACGATCCCGCATGCCGGTGCCAGGGCAATCGCTCGAAGCGATTTCCCTGGTTTGTCGTTTGACCTCAGTCGCCGGCGCCCGCCTCCGCGGGCTTAGGCTTTCGCTCCGCTCGACGCTTTTCAAGACGGACGTCCTGAAAAGCCCGCGCCGCGAAGCCGCCGATGCGGCTTCGAGCGATGGCCCTGATGACGGAGCCCCGCAGCGACTTGTGGCGGGCACGCTCCGGCTGGCATCATCGTCCGCACTTCGAATCGAGCGGTGGTGATGACGGGACGGATGAGAGCTTTTCGCACCGGCCTGCCGGCCCTGCTCGCTGCCGGACTCGCAACGGGGGCGCTCGCGCAAGGGCTTGCTCCACCGGCCGCGCCGGCCCGGCCGAAACCCGCCACCCCGGCTCCGGCCGCCCCCGATCCCGCCTTCGAGGCGGCGCGGGCGGGCTTCGAGGCGCTGCCCGAGACGGAGCGGCGGGGGCTGCAAGACTCGCTCGTCTGGACCGGCGACTATAATGGCGTGACGACCGGGGCCTTCGGCAAGCGCAGCTTCGACGGCATCCAGACCTACCAGACCCGCACGGGCGCCGCCCCGACCGGCCTGCTCACCCCGCCGGAGCGCGCGGCGCTCAAGCGCGAGGCGGAGGAGGCCCGGCGGGCGGCGCGCTTCAAGGTTCAGCCCGATCCGGCGAGCGGCGTGGTGGTCGGCGTGCCGGAGGCGCTGCTGCCGAAGAAGAGCGCGATCCCCGGCGGCACCCGCTGGCAGAGCGCCGACGGGCGGGTGACCCTCGACACCAAGTCGTTCCCGCAAGGGGAGACCAGCCTCGACGCCCTGTTCGAGCGCGCCGTCGCCGCGATGCCCGGCCGCAAGGTGACCTACAAACTGAAGAAGCCGGATTTCATCGTCATCACCGCCGAGACCGCGGGCGGGCGCTCCTATATCCGCTACGCCGAAGGCCCCCAGGGCATCCGCGGCTTCACCCTCGGCTACGACAGGGCGCTGGCGGACACGGTCGACCGTCTCGTCATCGCGGTGGCCAACAATTTCGCACCGTTTCCCGAGGACGCGCCGCCTCCCACCGCTCCGACGGCGGCCACCGGCCCGGCCCCTCGCGGGCCTGCCTCCGGCTTGGCGGCCGCGCCCGCAGCACCGCCGCTGCCCGGTGCGCAGGCCGAGGCGCGTCCTGCCGCGACCGGCCTGCTGCTGGGCGGCGGGCGGGTGCTGACGGCAGCCTCCGCCCTTGAAGCGTGCACCGCGCCGCGCATCGGCGGTGCGGCGGCCCGGATCGAGCGGCGCGACGCGGCGGGCAGCCTCGCGCTTCTGTCCGCCGAGGGGCTCGCGGGCGGTGCGTCGCCGCCGCTCCGCGCCGAGCCGGTGAGCGAGGGCGAGGCCCTGCTCGTGCTCGGCGCTCAAACCAAGGGCCGCCCGAGCGTCGCCCCCGCCACCGCTGCCGTCGAAGGCGTCGACGCCCCGCTTCAGCCCGGCGCCGGCGGTGCGCCGGTGCTCGACCGATCGGGCCGGCTCGTCGGACTCGTCGCCCGCTTTCCCACCGCACCCCGCCTGATCGCCGGGGTGATGCCGCCGACGCGCTATGCCGTCGTGCCGGGGAAGGCCGTGGCAGCCTTCCTGAGCGAGAGCGGCCTGACCGCCGGAGCGGGCAAGGACGCGGCGAAGGATCCCGCGAAGGGCGCCGCGACCACGCTGGGCGGGGCGGCGGCGCCCGCTCTCGATGCCGTCGTTGCCATCACCTGCGCGCGGTGAGGGCGGCGCCTGGCCTTAGAGCATCGCCTTTTCCGAAAGCCGGCAACCCGCTTTCGGGATGATGCTCTAGATCCGGTGCGTGACGAGCAGCACGATCAGGATGATGATCAGGAGGCCGCCGAGGCCGAATCCGGGGCCGCGGAAGCGCCCGCCGCCGTAGAAGTTGCCGCCGCCGAACAGCAGCAGGATCAGCAGGATCAGGAGGATGGTGGTGATGGTCATCGGCGGAAGCCTCGTTGGTCCGCCCAGACCCCTTTGCCTGAGCGCCAACAGCAACGCTTGTGCACGCGATTTCGTTCAGCCGGCTCGCAACTTATCCCGAGGGACGTTGGGGCGTCAGGCCCGCCAGTCCGGCAGGGCGCCCCCGGTCTCTGCAAGCCACGCGGGCACCGGCAGGCCGCGCTCGCCCAGGAAGGCGGGGTTGAACAGCTTCGAGGCGTAGCGCGCCGCCCCGTCGCAGAGGATCGTCACGATGGTGTGGCCGGGCCCGAGTTCGTGGGCGAGCCGGATCGCGCCCGCCACGTTGATGCCCGACGAGCCGCCGAGCGATAGGCCCTCCTCGCGCATCAGGGCGAAGATGATGCCGAGCGCTTCCGCATCCGGAATCCGGAACGCGTGATCGGGCGTGAAGCCTTCGAGGTTCTTCGTCACCCGGCCCTGGCCGATGCCTTCGGTGATCGACGAGCCTTCGGCCTTGAGCGTGCCGGTGCTGTAATAGGCGTGCAGCGCCGAGCCCTCCGGGTCGGACAGGGCGATCTTCACGCCCGGCTTGGCCGCCCGCAGCGCCTCGGCCACGCCCGCCAGCGTGCCACCGGTCCCCGCCGCGCAGACGAAGCCATCGACCGCGCCGCCGGTCTGCGCGAAGATCTCGGGGCCGGTCGCCTCGATATGGGCGCGGCGGTTGGCGGTGTTGTCGAACTGGTCGGCGAAGAAGGCGCCGGCCTCTTCCGTCTCCGCCAGCCGCTCGGCGAGACGGCGGGCGGCGTGGACGTAGTTGTTCGGGTTAGCGAAGGGGACGGCGGGCACCTCGACGAGCCGGGCGCCGGCGAGCCGCAGCGTCTCCTTCTTCTCTGCCGATTGCGTCTCCGGAATCACGATCACGGTGCGGTAGCCGCGCACGGACGCCACCAGCGCCAGCCCGATCCCGGTATTGCCCGCCGTGCCCTCGACGATGGTGCCGCCGGGCCGGATCAGGCCGCGCGCCTCCGCATCCCGCACGATCGAGAGCGCCGCCCGGTCCTTCACCGAGAGGCCGGGGTTGAGGAATTCGGCTTTGCCGAGGATAGTGCAGCCGGTCTCTTCGGACGCGCGGCGCAGCCGGATCAGGGGCGTGCCGCCGATCGCGGCGAGCACGTCGGGCGAGACGGTGGAGGATGCGGACATGCGGTGCGGCGGCCTTCCTGAGCGCCCGCGCGGGGCGGCGGATCAGGCAGGCTTAATCAGCCGACTTTCAGGAATCCAGGTAGCCG contains:
- a CDS encoding DUF3309 family protein — protein: MTITTILLILLILLLFGGGNFYGGGRFRGPGFGLGGLLIIILIVLLVTHRI
- a CDS encoding serine protease, translating into MRAFRTGLPALLAAGLATGALAQGLAPPAAPARPKPATPAPAAPDPAFEAARAGFEALPETERRGLQDSLVWTGDYNGVTTGAFGKRSFDGIQTYQTRTGAAPTGLLTPPERAALKREAEEARRAARFKVQPDPASGVVVGVPEALLPKKSAIPGGTRWQSADGRVTLDTKSFPQGETSLDALFERAVAAMPGRKVTYKLKKPDFIVITAETAGGRSYIRYAEGPQGIRGFTLGYDRALADTVDRLVIAVANNFAPFPEDAPPPTAPTAATGPAPRGPASGLAAAPAAPPLPGAQAEARPAATGLLLGGGRVLTAASALEACTAPRIGGAAARIERRDAAGSLALLSAEGLAGGASPPLRAEPVSEGEALLVLGAQTKGRPSVAPATAAVEGVDAPLQPGAGGAPVLDRSGRLVGLVARFPTAPRLIAGVMPPTRYAVVPGKAVAAFLSESGLTAGAGKDAAKDPAKGAATTLGGAAAPALDAVVAITCAR
- a CDS encoding alpha-2-macroglobulin family protein → MSQGNRLGHLGAAFIGAMWLGVPALAQTLRPAAPPAAPPRSATAPVAKTFVREGLASAGVRLETALKSEAPPGAKTAAQWRREAETAARTEGAEPDAELNAYAAAVAADPNDVRNWLDYANAAIAAGNDEERADYSARFKLKGRASAAAYQGYLRARNPADEARALSRLGEIQAAQSEWRPALEAYRASLAIRDEAQTRAAYEKLRADHGFRILDYKVDSDAAAPRVCFTFSESLVPKTDYAPYIAVSGATNAAVTAEGSQVCVDGLKHSERYAFVVRQGLPSSVGENLLKSADYEVYVRDRSPQVRFTGRNYVLPRTGQAGVPLVSVNADKLDVEVLRIGDRGLLPALRSEDFLSQLSGSTAKTIADQKGQRVWKGTLDTAKAETNREAVTAFPVLQAVGKLEPGLYLMLAKPTGTTDSSDDEYGGYETQATQWFVVSDLGLTAFKGRDGVHVFARSLASAKTVSGAEIRLVARNNDVLATAKTDGQGHAAFPAGLARGEGGLAPGLVVAQVGDDYGFLDLALGAFDLSDRGVKGRPAPGGAEAYVFPERGVYRSGETVQLTAILRDPQGAAVAGLPLTLVVKRPDGVEYRRAAVADEGLGGRSLALPLMAGAMHGTWRVSAYTDPKAPPVGEASWLVEDYVPERLEVSLTPKTPSLTRGEPAVIDVAARYLYGAPGSGLEVSGSVAVQAAANPGIKGLDGFSIGLDDEAVEATTAEIDAKATTDAQGKTSITVPVQEVAAPRALEAKITLAVGEPGGRALSRSVTLPILPGQPVLAIRKNFGGDLAENATATFDVVMAAPDGRRLTQDGVTWTLSKVERTYQWYRADGRWSFEPVKSSRRVADGRVAIAADAPARIAVPVGFGQYRLEASVPGQPQAGVSVSFTVGWGGSETADVPDLLDLTLDKPAYAAGERLRARLAPKFAGTATLAVVSDRVHEIRDVTVAEGGTTVDIPVKAEWGAGAYLVATAYRPLDQAAKRMPGRALGVAWFSVDKEKRGLSVSIEAPEKVRPRGTLTVPVKLAGLAPGEEARVTLAAVDVGILNLTRYEAPNPFAYFFGQKALGPEIRDLWGYLIDGMQGTLGAIRSGGDGGATELADAPPTQAPLALYSGVVTVGADGTAKIPLELPAFNGTARLMATAWTKTRVGQAQADVIVRDPVVLTGTLPRFLNVGDRSRFFVALDNVEGAAGDYTVDLDLTGPVVVAGEAVRSTLRLEAGAKGQLVIPITAAGPGTARLDLSLTGPGIQGSAGQSFTLGINPGTGALVRRSVRPLEPGAGLDLTPDLLADILPGTGAVSVSANRLGGIDVAALLQSLDRYPYGCSEQIVSRAMPLLYVNALAAGEKLGLDGKLDERVRGAIERVLARQDSSGAFGAWSTENAGDTWLTAYATDFLTRARERGFAVPQTAFNSALDRLRNTVANTTTIENGGMDIAYAAYVLARNGRPVMGDLRYLADTKLTDFATPLGRGQLAAALALLGDRGRAQKGFEAAVQALQAERDRGTYRADYGSRLRDGAALLALSGEAGFTQATLQPVAAVLGQERADGRSTSTQENAWMVLAAQSLAKDSDSLALTVDGKTETGPLSRLYRAPALEARPVRIVNAGREAVPVAIGVQGNPIAPEPAASQGFTVERSVYRLDGSPVDLGKPLRQNDRLVVVLKVTEAKASAGRLLLVDRLPAGLEIDNPKLLDADALSGLSFAKSDVAPVHTEFRDDRFVAAYDRTPEQSAFFSAAYTVRVVSPGTYVHPGASVEDMYRPERFGRTAFGSVEVTSAK
- a CDS encoding cysteine synthase A encodes the protein MSASSTVSPDVLAAIGGTPLIRLRRASEETGCTILGKAEFLNPGLSVKDRAALSIVRDAEARGLIRPGGTIVEGTAGNTGIGLALVASVRGYRTVIVIPETQSAEKKETLRLAGARLVEVPAVPFANPNNYVHAARRLAERLAETEEAGAFFADQFDNTANRRAHIEATGPEIFAQTGGAVDGFVCAAGTGGTLAGVAEALRAAKPGVKIALSDPEGSALHAYYSTGTLKAEGSSITEGIGQGRVTKNLEGFTPDHAFRIPDAEALGIIFALMREEGLSLGGSSGINVAGAIRLAHELGPGHTIVTILCDGAARYASKLFNPAFLGERGLPVPAWLAETGGALPDWRA
- a CDS encoding DMT family transporter; translated protein: MLQIGLYGAAALAGVAFVVQQAVNAGLRGELGSGLWAGFVNFTVGGLAVGLLALTLREPLPSLAAAARAPWYAWTGGLLGAIYVVGAIFLIPRIGAAAVVALLIVGQMLMSLALDHFGLLGVPVHEANLPRLGGALLLLAGVALICLY